The Harmonia axyridis chromosome 3, icHarAxyr1.1, whole genome shotgun sequence nucleotide sequence GTTTGAGTATAGTATATGATTATACTCAATATAAgagtatataaatataaaatatagtgaaatattgaataaactataatataatatataataatacatGTTTAAAGGAACTTTCAGTGATAAAAAACAGTTTTATATCTGATGGTGAAGTCCTGCTACGAACAACTGACTCACCCTGCATAGTAAAACATATAATGAAAGTTGAAACTCAAATCTATATGACATCAAATCTTTGGTTCTGAAGtttaaaaatatcacaaatcaACATAGGTACAAATATAGGACAACttaaaaacatttatttcatgCAATATAAGAATAATCTTGATACATTACATAAATTGTGAAAATGTTTGAAGTGAGACATCAGCGATTTTAGGCCATAAAATCTGTTGGAACAGAATGAGCAGCAAGGCATTTTTCTAATTGAACATTTACTCCTACTTACTTATTCAGGTGTAATTTGATGTCACCAATTACAGCAGAAGTACTGCTAGTTTTACCCAGAACTGGCATTTGAAATAGCATTTCTTCTATGAATTGCCATATGTGCTTGGACTCAGCAGCATATTCCAAATTTAGGGCATGAATTGCTTTGAAGAGAAGTTCAATTGTTCTTACACAAGATTCACATTTAAAACGATTTCCATTAATTGAAATTACATAGATATTTTCTTCTTCTAAATATGTCGAGAAAGGTTGCATCGGTACaccaaatttttccaaaagtaATTTTCTTCTTTCACAAATTTCATTAATCTCATCGATGGTCTGAAAGAAATATGAAACTTGAAAAGTTATTTgactacataaaaaaaaaatcccttaTCAGGTATTTCGTTCAAAGAGATAGCTATTTTGATGGAATATGGAATAGGAAAACATAAGATATGTCAATGTTTCCTTGTTTTTGCTATTTTTTCTATATGAATTTGATGACAAGTTGTCATAGAAAGAACACTTACTTTGACTTGAAAGAaaaaactgttttgaacttCAACTCTAGTTGGTCTCCAGTTTTTTGTAAGATCCTTactgttttttttcattgttactGGGGAGAATAAAAAGGGAAGTGTCAGAAATGCCTGTGTATTTTTGTCTGAAAGAATGAAATAGTGAGTGGTGTTCATTCAAATGGAAGGATCATCTCACCTTTGGAAGGAATCAATTCTATTTTTCTTTCCTTAACCTCTTCCAAAATAGCAGTAGTTATTTTGTCCCAGTTCAAATAGATCACGTCAACTTTTTCaggatatgaaaaatgaaaatcagaTTCCagctgaaatgaaaatattacttcATAAGCAGAATTTACACTTTTTACTGAATTCTTGTCAAATTGTAATAACACAttttaaaatgaatgaataggAAATTCAGACTCACCAGTTCCAAACCATATGGGCTCCTTAGGCAAGGAAATATATCAAATGGATTATCTGATTGAGGGTCAGAATACTGTTTAATCCTGACTTTAACAGTACTTTCCCAAGCGCTTATCACTTTTACTTTAGGCTCTATGCCTGCTCTCAAAAATGATAGTGCAGTACTAACTTCAGGGTCTGTCACTACAGATGGTTCGCATGGGGTACTTGGTAATTCTTTGACAACCAAACTTTTATTTGCCAACCTTAGAGCGGCTTTCACGTTGATATATTTGGACCATAATTTTCCTCTTGCTGCTTGGCGAATGCCTGCTTTACTGGATGAGGAATAAGGAATATAATATGTTTCTTTCTCTTCACTTGGGAAGAGGGCTACGATATCTTCAGCAGCTGTCTCAAATATACTCTTCTTAatccttaaaaaaaattaatactgtGATATAAATCACAACAACCAGcactcatatttttttttagataaggTCTTAAACTTACTCAGGACTCAAGCAATAGCTTGAAGAAAACAAATCATTAATAATGATTTTACAGAGTTTTTGTCTCAAATCATTACATAATTTACGACGATGGAGTAGAATAAGCTTTCCATCTGTGCTTGTTTTCAACAGTTCCTCCAGTGACTAAAATAAGAATTTATCAGATATTTGAAGAACCAATTATAAATAATGCGTACACTTTTTGAGAATATGGAGCTCTTAGATTCAAATCTTCCTCTCTTAGGAgtactactactactacaatTATCAGAATCCTCTAGAATAGATAGAAGTTCTTCGTCTGGTTCATATGATACAACGTTTGATATTGTAGATGTAGAACATGAAGATGGAGAAAGTAAATTGGTAATTGAGTAAGAATAAAGTGTCTTGTTTTGAGACTGGCATGCCTCGTCAATCTTCTGAGAAAAAATGACTGAATTATCTTGACTTAGGTTAGATTTTTCAGCAAagtttcattcataaaaattacCTCCGAGTTGAATTCTTGTAGACTCTTATCtaaattatttccgaaattctCCTTATTTTCGTTGaacttatttttaaaaattagttTGGGTCCAGCCTTATCAAAAATTTTGTTAATTGTCTCATCATCTAATAACATAAAACTTGAGTCATCTATGCCTTCATCTGTAAAGAGAATTATGTTTATGTTCATGTCAAAATaagtattataataataataataataataataatgtagtttattttaTGGTTAAATCTACATTCATATGGTTAATCTAGAGTTGAATATTAACCTTCGATTGATCAACTGGCCCTCGGAAAATTTGATCcaatgattgaaatattatgctAATAAAGAAACATCTTGGGCAATTGTTTATGTCTAGATTTCGATAGTTGCCTATTATCTTTTTTGTACCCAttgtaaaaacaaaaaaagaggaccgatattaataaaaaaaaactgacaaTGCTGTTGTAAGTTAAAAAAGAATTAGATATTGATATAAATTAATATTCCTACATACCAATGAATCTCCCAACATATGCCTCCAAACCCCAATTTGTTAACGTTTTCATGAATGTGTTTCCATCCATGataactacaaaaaaaaatggttgagGGCTTTGAGACcgaataaatttatattttggaagtGTACAGTAACTCTAAGATTCAGTAATAACACTCCGCCATTTTGAATCATTGAAACTTCGAAATTGGGTAAAAGTTGAAATACGACAATAACTAATAACATCAAATTACACAGATTATATTGAATGTCcgattttatttatgaaattataGAGCAAGTGACAAAATTAACCGACAGTCATCATTTTGAAACCATCAGCACTGGGATCTCACGTAGTACCTTCATTTTTTGAGTATAAATTATAGATATTGAATTACTTACGGAGGATTTGCACCCACTGAACACAAACACAGCAGAACAATTCAACTTTTATACTCACAGTTATCTTACAACACTCCCCTTTATCGAACTGATATCGATAAAAGTTGACGAAGTTCCTCTTCCTCACACCCCATGcagattgaaaattgaattggaaATGATCAGACGACCAACAATTCGTTATACTCCGGCGTGAATCGAAAATGCCGAACATAGACAATTCAATTCATCATTAACCTTACGGTTGCAATTATTTTTATGGCTGTAGTAAGTAACAGCTTATTTGCAGTTAGGTATTAAACACATATCTATTAAAATTGTATTCTTGAGATAATTAAACACTCTATTACAGGATATTAAAGGTTCATCTGGAGTTTTTCCGTAATTATACCCTTTAATAACCGTAACAGTTTGCTCATTAACTATAAAATCGACAGTTTAGGTAAACGAATTTTCTTGCCACTATTGTCCTAATGTATGTGCCATAATTAAATTTTACCCAGGTAAAATGTTTAATTGACCCATTTTTCTCAGTGTACCAACtcttgaacttttctttataaaatttcttttatttgatattaaaactgaattttccaattttcaagttttttccatcatttttaccaaaaaagatgtattactaggaaacctctaatatttcaagctcctgagctatatgaaaaatccattgatatgttcaatccacaaactacaacccgaaaatattcatttcaattttaaatataaggtaaatataaaaataaaacatgattttatttattttcaacatcattgagatatttcaatataatgcgatgtttcgataactaaagttgacatttcaagaattttcatgaattatgtgtaattgaaattgtattggtttatggatttctcaacattcccaacgaaaaattaattataattaatgaaatgtaaaatttagttatccaaacatctaACTTTAGTTTCTTTTTGTTTTCCGGAAATCTCAGACTACTCCACAAAGTCAGAAATTCCAGTTTTTTctcattaaaagttctttctcgataattcttgaagtattcattttaggtatagggtttgcttaagtagcCCCCActatttttcacgtagaattgactgaaatagaataaataaaaaaaataaaataaattggtTCTAATCTTGAAAAtcatgagttttgatgaatttgagttgtccgagttcatgatcttcttatgaatcCCCTGTACTTTTTTGGACCGAACTGCAAAGATCCTCAtattactacgtatttgcacaattgaaaatgaaaacggttcttccgaaaaaaaaattttgggcagaaatattcagaaaaaatgtgagtccccgTCGCTACCATTTTTGTCATAAGAATTCCATCATCTCATGAACCGacgaaccgttgagttttttccCAAGGTTTGGCATAATGCTgatattgtcatcaaaaaaac carries:
- the LOC123676860 gene encoding uncharacterized protein LOC123676860; translation: MDGNTFMKTLTNWGLEAYVGRFIDEGIDDSSFMLLDDETINKIFDKAGPKLIFKNKFNENKENFGNNLDKSLQEFNSEKIDEACQSQNKTLYSYSITNLLSPSSCSTSTISNVVSYEPDEELLSILEDSDNCSSSSTPKRGRFESKSSIFSKSSLEELLKTSTDGKLILLHRRKLCNDLRQKLCKIIINDLFSSSYCLSPEIKKSIFETAAEDIVALFPSEEKETYYIPYSSSSKAGIRQAARGKLWSKYINVKAALRLANKSLVVKELPSTPCEPSVVTDPEVSTALSFLRAGIEPKVKVISAWESTVKVRIKQYSDPQSDNPFDIFPCLRSPYGLELLESDFHFSYPEKVDVIYLNWDKITTAILEEVKERKIELIPSKDKNTQAFLTLPFLFSPVTMKKNSKDLTKNWRPTRVEVQNSFFFQVKTIDEINEICERRKLLLEKFGVPMQPFSTYLEEENIYVISINGNRFKCESCVRTIELLFKAIHALNLEYAAESKHIWQFIEEMLFQMPVLGKTSSTSAVIGDIKLHLNK